The Humulus lupulus chromosome 4, drHumLupu1.1, whole genome shotgun sequence genome has a window encoding:
- the LOC133829611 gene encoding zinc finger A20 and AN1 domain-containing stress-associated protein 8-like, protein MEHKETGCQVPPGAPKLCANNCGFFGNAATMNFCSKCHKDYMLKKEQAKLAVSSVGSIVNGGTTDKGSSEHLPIEVELKVGSAKSILIPTQAPCTSSTNTKDEENARGSPNRCSTCRKRIGLTGFSCRCGNLFCAAHRYSNKHNCAYDYRTAAQAAIRKANPIVKAEKLDKI, encoded by the coding sequence ATGGAGCACAAAGAGACAGGGTGCCAAGTGCCTCCCGGTGCTCCCAAACTGTGTGCCAACAACTGTGGATTCTTTGGAAATGCAGCAACAATGAACTTTTGCTCTAAGTGCCACAAGGACTATATGCTGAAAAAAGAACAAGCGAAGCTTGCTGTGTCATCCGTTGGGAGCATTGTTAATGGCGGTACCACTGACAAAGGCAGCAGCGAACATCTTCCAATCGAAGTAGAACTAAAAGTCGGCTCAGCCAAGTCGATTCTCATTCCAACACAGGCACCCTGCACTTCATCTACGAACACAAAGGACGAGGAGAACGCGAGAGGGAGTCCAAACAGGTGCAGCACATGTAGGAAACGCATTGGCCTAACGGGGTTCAGTTGCAGGTGCGGAAATCTCTTCTGTGCAGCCCATCGCTACTCCAATAAACACAACTGCGCTTATGATTACCGAACCGCTGCTCAGGCTGCTATAAGAAAAGCCAACCCTATTGTCAAAGCAGAGAAGCTAGACAAAATCTGA